One genomic region from Sphingobacterium sp. UGAL515B_05 encodes:
- the ligD gene encoding DNA ligase D, producing MADNKSKKGKTARKRLPKGTVAGLAKYRQKRAEEKTPEPFGGKPSGTELRFVVQKHDASHLHYDFRLEMDGVLKSWAVPKGPSVDPGVKRLAMMVEDHPYDYRNFEGIIPKGQYGGGTVIVWDEGTYEPAGGDFRDIPKQEKELLHQLYSGKLKFKLNGKKLKGEFALVKAQGRGDNGWLLMKLDDKYASEKDITTKDKSVLSGKSIAQMEQSPDHVYGEPIIKKDSTVKDKRSVKAKASELINDQLDAVPKNKSSKKTDLQDLLKNTPKQKFYSHIEPMLATLVAKPFDDDDWIYEVKWDGYRAVAFINKGEVELKSRNDKSFNEKFYPIYDNLKELGLNAILDGEVVVLGENGKANFGSLQNWRSEADGDLVYYVFDILWYNGQDLKDLTLFERKTILKEILPERKSILVSEHFETSGTQFLEEARKLGLEGIMAKRKDSIYHVHNRSKDWLKIKANKRQEVVIGGYTLNDDSSKLFSSILVGVYDRKKLVYTGKVGTGFNEKLQKQMMQLFKPLIISKTPFMEEPDVNKPSRFRPNPPHATVTWLKPDLVCEVSFTELTSDGVMRHPSFDGMREDKSPKKVILEEAAPIAEIFNDMEDKIIAPRSKGERKTLLNPKDNTQVKKINGHELKFTNLDKIFWPKEGITKRDLINYYYQAAPFILPYLKDRPQSMNRFPDGIEGEGFYFKNVTDTAPDWAETYLYHSDTDNKDKHYLVGKDEATLLYMVNLGCIEMNPWSSTVKKPENPSFCIIDLDPDKNSFNQVVEAAQVTKSILDDMGVPSYCKTSGSTGLHIYIPLGGKYTYDQSKEFARVIVTLVHNELPKFTSLERSIKDRKGKMYLDFLQNRPHATIAAAYAVRPKPGATVSMPLHWDEVKKGLKISDFHLLNAIERMNSEGDIFKPVLGKGIDLKKVIEKYTK from the coding sequence ATGGCCGATAATAAATCAAAAAAGGGAAAAACAGCTAGAAAAAGATTACCTAAAGGTACAGTTGCGGGATTAGCTAAATATCGGCAAAAGCGTGCCGAAGAGAAAACACCGGAACCCTTTGGCGGGAAACCAAGTGGAACAGAATTACGCTTTGTGGTTCAGAAACACGATGCTTCACACCTGCATTATGACTTTCGTCTTGAAATGGATGGTGTTCTGAAAAGCTGGGCGGTACCTAAGGGGCCTTCAGTCGATCCAGGTGTAAAACGTCTTGCCATGATGGTTGAGGACCATCCCTATGATTATCGGAATTTTGAAGGAATCATCCCAAAAGGGCAGTATGGCGGCGGCACAGTTATTGTCTGGGACGAAGGAACCTATGAACCTGCTGGAGGAGATTTTAGGGATATTCCCAAACAGGAAAAAGAACTTTTACATCAGCTGTATTCTGGTAAGCTAAAATTCAAACTCAATGGCAAAAAACTCAAAGGCGAATTTGCTCTTGTTAAAGCCCAGGGCAGGGGAGATAACGGCTGGCTGCTGATGAAACTGGATGATAAATATGCCAGTGAAAAAGACATAACGACGAAAGATAAATCGGTGCTATCTGGCAAATCCATTGCGCAGATGGAGCAATCTCCAGATCATGTATATGGAGAACCTATCATTAAAAAAGACAGTACCGTTAAAGATAAACGCTCTGTAAAGGCCAAAGCATCTGAGCTTATCAATGATCAACTTGATGCAGTTCCTAAAAATAAATCTTCGAAGAAAACAGATCTTCAAGATTTATTGAAAAATACACCAAAGCAAAAATTCTATTCCCACATTGAGCCCATGCTTGCCACATTGGTCGCTAAGCCTTTTGATGATGATGACTGGATCTATGAAGTAAAATGGGATGGGTATCGGGCGGTAGCTTTCATAAACAAAGGGGAAGTGGAATTGAAGTCCCGCAACGATAAAAGCTTTAATGAAAAATTCTATCCCATTTATGACAATTTAAAGGAGCTTGGATTAAATGCCATATTGGATGGGGAAGTAGTGGTGCTTGGTGAAAACGGAAAGGCCAATTTTGGCTCTTTACAAAATTGGCGCAGTGAAGCAGATGGCGATCTGGTTTATTACGTATTTGATATCCTCTGGTACAATGGGCAAGATTTAAAAGATCTTACGCTGTTTGAACGTAAAACTATATTAAAGGAAATCTTACCAGAACGGAAAAGCATTCTAGTCAGTGAACATTTTGAAACTTCGGGAACCCAGTTCCTTGAAGAAGCCAGGAAATTGGGCCTTGAAGGAATTATGGCCAAACGAAAAGATAGTATATACCATGTCCATAACCGTTCAAAGGACTGGCTAAAGATCAAGGCGAATAAAAGACAGGAGGTCGTGATCGGGGGATACACGCTGAATGATGACTCCAGTAAATTATTCAGTAGTATTCTTGTAGGTGTCTATGACCGAAAAAAATTAGTCTATACAGGTAAAGTCGGTACAGGTTTCAATGAAAAACTACAGAAGCAGATGATGCAGCTTTTTAAACCGCTGATCATTTCTAAAACGCCTTTTATGGAAGAACCAGATGTAAACAAACCATCACGCTTTAGACCGAATCCACCACACGCCACGGTGACCTGGCTCAAACCCGATCTCGTCTGTGAGGTTAGTTTTACGGAATTGACAAGTGATGGCGTGATGCGGCATCCTTCTTTTGATGGAATGCGCGAGGACAAAAGTCCGAAGAAAGTTATTTTGGAGGAGGCAGCTCCTATAGCAGAAATATTTAATGACATGGAAGATAAAATAATTGCTCCACGAAGTAAAGGTGAGCGTAAAACGCTATTGAATCCGAAAGATAATACGCAGGTCAAAAAGATAAATGGGCATGAGTTAAAATTCACGAACCTTGATAAGATCTTTTGGCCAAAAGAGGGAATAACAAAAAGAGATCTTATCAACTATTATTATCAGGCAGCTCCATTTATATTGCCTTATTTAAAAGACCGTCCCCAAAGCATGAACAGATTTCCCGATGGTATTGAAGGTGAAGGTTTCTATTTCAAAAACGTAACGGATACTGCTCCGGACTGGGCGGAGACCTATCTTTACCATAGCGATACAGATAACAAGGATAAGCATTATCTGGTTGGAAAAGATGAAGCGACACTGCTCTACATGGTCAATCTTGGCTGCATTGAGATGAACCCTTGGAGTAGTACGGTCAAAAAGCCCGAAAATCCATCATTCTGTATTATCGATCTAGACCCGGATAAAAATTCCTTTAATCAGGTCGTTGAGGCAGCACAGGTAACGAAGAGCATCCTAGATGATATGGGCGTTCCAAGCTATTGTAAGACCAGCGGTTCTACTGGCCTTCACATCTATATTCCGCTCGGGGGGAAATACACTTATGATCAGTCCAAGGAATTTGCCAGGGTGATTGTCACATTAGTACATAATGAGTTGCCCAAGTTCACCAGTTTAGAACGGTCCATTAAGGATCGGAAAGGAAAAATGTATCTGGATTTTTTACAGAATAGACCCCATGCAACCATTGCTGCGGCCTATGCTGTCCGTCCTAAACCCGGAGCAACGGTATCTATGCCGCTTCATTGGGATGAAGTTAAGAAGGGGTTGAAAATAAGTGATTTTCATCTGTTGAATGCCATAGAAAGGATGAATAGCGAAGGTGATATTTTTAAGCCTGTCCTTGGTAAAGGTATTGATCTCAAAAAAGTAATTGAAAAATATACCAAATAA
- a CDS encoding RNA polymerase sigma factor, with the protein MNNHNLNVLINEKRSLLHHFAAKFTADPDEKEDLIQETWIRALKSIDSFVQHPKLMSWLYVIMKHTYINKYRKAKRTTEIQDQYVVLESTNTTELNKGINKFMAEDIERAMNSLTSENYEIFRLFLDGYKYHEIASYFDMPEGTIKTRIHMVRKKLQKQLKVYRLN; encoded by the coding sequence ATGAACAACCACAATTTAAATGTACTCATCAACGAAAAAAGAAGTTTACTTCATCATTTTGCTGCCAAATTTACTGCTGATCCGGATGAAAAGGAAGACCTGATCCAAGAAACGTGGATACGCGCATTGAAGTCCATAGACAGTTTTGTTCAGCATCCGAAGCTGATGAGCTGGTTATATGTAATTATGAAACATACTTACATCAATAAGTATAGAAAAGCAAAGCGTACCACCGAAATTCAAGATCAATATGTGGTCTTGGAAAGTACAAATACAACAGAACTCAACAAAGGCATCAATAAGTTTATGGCCGAAGATATCGAACGAGCGATGAACAGCTTAACGTCGGAAAACTATGAAATTTTCCGTTTGTTTTTAGATGGCTATAAATACCATGAAATTGCATCCTATTTTGATATGCCAGAAGGTACAATAAAAACTCGAATCCATATGGTAAGAAAAAAGCTGCAAAAACAGCTTAAGGTCTACCGGTTAAATTGA
- a CDS encoding HD domain-containing protein, with translation MNNQIKFDQLSAIMDVLKLAEKLKFELRHSWLSNGRQESVAEHTWRMSLMAILIEPLLDEKVDLARLLKMIIIHDLVEAEAGDVSVLDQIRDPEIKNIKQQNEEKAILNIRDMLATSSDLEIYDLFYEFEKKKTFEAKVANAIDKLEVQLQHNHADISTWEEIEYDLSFVIGKHVQFDQTFILLKDLIEKQASEKLKEAGLNVEEIRNRAISTFS, from the coding sequence ATGAATAATCAAATAAAGTTTGATCAATTATCAGCAATAATGGATGTCTTGAAGTTGGCTGAAAAATTAAAATTTGAATTGCGACATAGTTGGTTGTCCAATGGGCGCCAGGAAAGTGTTGCCGAACATACATGGCGGATGTCTCTGATGGCTATATTAATTGAGCCACTTTTAGATGAGAAGGTTGATCTTGCTCGTTTGCTAAAGATGATCATTATTCATGATCTTGTGGAGGCAGAAGCTGGTGATGTATCTGTTTTAGATCAGATTCGCGATCCAGAAATCAAGAACATTAAACAACAAAATGAAGAAAAGGCTATCCTTAATATTAGAGATATGCTTGCAACCAGCAGTGACCTAGAGATATATGATCTTTTCTATGAATTTGAGAAGAAAAAGACCTTTGAAGCAAAAGTAGCCAATGCTATTGATAAATTGGAAGTGCAGCTACAGCATAACCACGCTGATATATCCACTTGGGAAGAAATTGAGTATGACTTGTCTTTTGTAATTGGTAAACATGTACAATTCGATCAGACCTTTATTCTATTAAAGGATCTTATAGAGAAACAGGCATCAGAAAAACTGAAAGAGGCTGGATTGAACGTCGAAGAAATTCGTAATCGTGCAATATCGACTTTTAGTTAA
- a CDS encoding helix-turn-helix domain-containing protein — translation MKPKEDTYLSYKISARKEFEAVFSHFYYAENKSEHTITKTLLPSFQTIMVFNFGTQAFLVSKQKTKIEVDKCIVLGPIKSAFEYSLPPDSNILVANFKGDAFYRFFGRALLSNHLPVHPDEVMEENCFTHLWFQLNSIDSTEEKVDHILNFCKSYLNQQNTTSHLLANFRSDTMNSIKSIAEETKQTERNIQLIHKRHFGFSAKEVNRYHRFSKAIELIQKTDLSKEKVNWFEIIDQCGYYDQSQLIHDFKHFINLSPKNYLKFQRDICRAGE, via the coding sequence ATGAAACCAAAGGAAGATACATATCTTAGCTACAAGATTTCTGCTCGCAAAGAGTTTGAAGCAGTATTCTCTCATTTCTATTATGCTGAAAACAAGTCTGAACATACCATAACCAAAACCCTTCTCCCTTCTTTTCAAACCATTATGGTTTTTAATTTTGGAACTCAGGCATTTTTGGTTTCCAAGCAAAAAACAAAAATTGAAGTTGACAAATGTATTGTTTTGGGCCCTATTAAATCAGCATTTGAATACAGCCTTCCCCCCGATTCCAATATCTTAGTTGCAAATTTCAAGGGTGATGCATTTTATCGCTTTTTTGGCAGAGCATTATTATCTAATCATTTACCTGTTCATCCCGATGAAGTAATGGAAGAAAATTGTTTTACCCATTTATGGTTTCAATTAAATAGTATTGATTCCACAGAAGAAAAGGTAGACCATATTCTTAACTTCTGCAAATCCTATCTCAATCAGCAAAATACCACTTCTCACCTCTTGGCTAACTTCAGATCGGATACTATGAACTCCATCAAATCCATTGCTGAAGAAACTAAACAGACCGAAAGAAACATCCAATTGATCCATAAAAGGCACTTTGGCTTCAGTGCAAAGGAGGTGAACCGATATCATCGTTTTTCTAAAGCCATTGAATTGATTCAGAAGACAGATCTTTCTAAGGAAAAAGTCAACTGGTTTGAAATTATTGACCAATGTGGTTATTATGATCAAAGCCAGCTTATTCACGACTTTAAACATTTCATTAATCTTTCGCCTAAGAATTACCTAAAATTCCAGCGGGATATTTGTCGGGCTGGTGAATAA
- a CDS encoding SDR family oxidoreductase, with protein MKKEASKKIRPLQKQKRPGLEINMVPVPDTSPLKYPAEGKLKNKVALITGGDSGIGKAVALLFAKEGADIVIAYLSETKDAKQTKKEVESFSRKCTLIKGDLGKENHCKKVIEIAIKTHKKIDIIVNNAGLHWETESIEKISTEQLIKTFQNNFFSYFWVTKYAIPYLKKGASIINTSSVTAYRGSPKLIDYSATKGAIISFTRSLSANLIAKGIRVNAVAPGPVWTPLIASSFGPKKNAEFGSDSPMNRAGMPNEIAPSFLFLASEDSHFMSGQVLHPNGGEVVNG; from the coding sequence ATGAAAAAAGAAGCAAGTAAAAAGATTCGACCGCTGCAAAAGCAAAAGCGACCGGGATTGGAAATAAATATGGTACCAGTTCCTGACACATCTCCACTAAAGTATCCTGCAGAAGGAAAATTAAAAAATAAGGTAGCGTTAATTACCGGCGGAGATAGCGGTATCGGCAAAGCTGTAGCTCTGTTATTTGCGAAGGAGGGAGCTGATATTGTTATAGCCTATCTTAGTGAAACAAAAGATGCAAAACAAACCAAAAAAGAGGTTGAATCCTTCTCTCGAAAATGTACGCTGATTAAAGGTGATTTGGGAAAAGAAAATCACTGTAAAAAAGTCATTGAAATTGCAATAAAAACGCATAAGAAAATTGATATTATTGTTAACAATGCTGGGCTTCACTGGGAAACAGAATCAATTGAAAAAATTTCGACTGAACAGTTAATCAAGACTTTTCAGAATAATTTCTTTTCTTATTTCTGGGTTACGAAGTATGCCATACCGTATCTTAAGAAAGGAGCAAGCATAATTAATACATCCTCGGTGACTGCTTATCGAGGCAGCCCAAAATTGATCGATTATTCTGCAACAAAAGGTGCAATAATTTCGTTTACACGGAGCTTGTCAGCAAATCTCATAGCTAAAGGAATTCGGGTCAATGCTGTTGCTCCAGGTCCGGTATGGACACCATTGATAGCATCATCTTTTGGTCCTAAAAAGAACGCCGAATTTGGAAGCGACTCTCCAATGAACAGGGCAGGAATGCCTAATGAAATTGCGCCAAGCTTTCTATTTCTAGCTAGCGAAGATTCACATTTCATGAGCGGTCAAGTTTTACATCCCAATGGAGGAGAAGTCGTAAATGGTTAG
- a CDS encoding DUF6896 domain-containing protein produces the protein MIILIIRKILNDYVAFIDDFKYQFSPNMEEFEQKSSRNRSGHIGDFKYQFHGAGCRLEKDGVICEFDFMPINEYPIKFSLWKMREFILTNKAYGIVKLGESELNEVLHTLVEDGTLVKLVLDGMVWEVYQI, from the coding sequence ATGATTATTCTAATTATCAGAAAGATATTAAATGATTATGTTGCTTTTATTGATGACTTCAAATATCAGTTTTCTCCAAATATGGAAGAATTTGAACAAAAGAGCAGCAGGAATCGTTCGGGGCATATTGGTGACTTCAAATATCAGTTTCACGGTGCGGGATGCCGTTTAGAGAAAGATGGTGTTATATGTGAATTTGATTTTATGCCAATCAATGAATATCCTATAAAGTTTTCTTTATGGAAAATGCGTGAATTTATTTTGACCAATAAAGCATATGGAATAGTTAAATTGGGGGAGTCGGAATTAAATGAGGTGCTACATACCTTGGTTGAAGATGGCACTCTTGTCAAATTGGTATTGGATGGCATGGTTTGGGAAGTATACCAGATTTAA
- a CDS encoding NAD(P)H-dependent oxidoreductase: protein MKHLIIYAHPNQESLNAQFKQAIENVIKQQKHKVITRDLYHLGFDPVLSLEDINGQRKGYVNELIRREQEYISWADTVTFIYPIWWTGMPAIMKGYIDRVFSYGFAYRYDQGIQKGLLAGKEAIILNTHGKSNEEYASVGMDKALILTSDKGIYTYCGFQVKEHFFFDKADRASPEVVKMWLAAIRDVYMGMNSQLSNH, encoded by the coding sequence ATGAAACACCTTATTATTTACGCCCACCCCAATCAGGAAAGTCTGAATGCTCAATTTAAACAAGCTATTGAAAACGTTATAAAACAACAGAAGCATAAAGTAATTACCAGAGACCTGTACCACCTAGGATTTGATCCGGTATTATCTCTGGAAGATATAAACGGGCAACGAAAAGGCTACGTTAATGAACTTATCAGACGAGAACAGGAATATATTTCTTGGGCAGATACGGTCACCTTTATCTATCCGATTTGGTGGACCGGCATGCCAGCCATTATGAAAGGGTATATCGACAGAGTATTCAGCTATGGATTTGCCTACCGCTATGATCAGGGAATTCAAAAAGGATTATTAGCCGGAAAAGAGGCAATAATTCTCAATACACACGGAAAATCCAATGAAGAATATGCCTCTGTCGGTATGGATAAAGCATTAATACTGACTTCTGATAAAGGTATCTATACTTACTGTGGTTTTCAGGTCAAAGAGCACTTCTTTTTTGATAAAGCTGACCGGGCCAGTCCTGAAGTCGTTAAAATGTGGCTCGCAGCAATCAGGGATGTATATATGGGTATGAATTCTCAACTTTCTAATCATTAA
- a CDS encoding catalase, producing MKKEKNLKTAEIDQHLVDNSEQIMTTNDGVPISDNNNTLKAGERGPSLQQDHIYFDKLMHFDRERIPERVVHARGSGAHGIFEATADLSQYTSAAFLKKGTVTPLFTRFSTVAGFKGSTDLARDVRGFSVKFYTEEGNYDLVGNNIPVFFIQDAMNFPDLIHAVKPEPNNEIPQAASAHDTFWDFVSLMPESAHMIMWTMSDRAIPRSLRMMEGFGVHTFKFVNAQGKGTFVKFHWKPRLGVHSVAWNEAQKISGFDADFHRRDLYEAIERGDFPQWDLGVQLIPEADEFKYSFDILDATKIIPEELVPVQIIGTMTLNRNPENFFAETEQAAFDPGRLVPGIDVSDDPLLQGRIFSYMDTQNYRLGGPNFHELPINRPVTGKHNNQKDGFARSEIPKGAVSYFPNSKAVGCPYHAMLNDGVGFESHKQLIDGSKIRARSDSFADHFTQARLFFNSQSPEEQDHMINALSFELSKVNDVNIRKRELAILNQIDQGLAKNVGTNLGLTPPKELDPLTLKFARQNHPQYPLKPVKPEVDKSAALSMKVKDGAGTIKSRKVAFLVDNGASKSSIDKMKTALESEGAQAVLIASHVGKIRFMEGAEEDIQHSYLTEASVCYDAFFTPAGESVKTLSQNADYLHFINEGYRHCKALAFAKDAEGLAEQSFIKKDKGVIFESKDNLTADFIAVMKGHRVWEREKSRKVPS from the coding sequence ATGAAAAAAGAAAAGAATTTAAAAACTGCTGAGATAGATCAGCATTTAGTGGACAATTCCGAGCAGATTATGACCACCAATGATGGCGTGCCTATTTCCGACAACAACAATACATTAAAGGCGGGTGAGCGGGGGCCATCATTACAACAGGATCATATTTATTTTGATAAGCTGATGCATTTTGACCGCGAACGTATACCAGAACGTGTCGTTCATGCGCGTGGATCAGGAGCCCATGGAATTTTCGAAGCGACTGCTGACCTATCTCAATATACAAGCGCAGCATTTTTAAAAAAAGGAACAGTAACGCCTCTTTTTACTAGATTTTCCACAGTAGCAGGTTTCAAAGGCTCTACCGACCTTGCTAGAGATGTACGCGGTTTCTCTGTTAAATTTTATACCGAAGAAGGCAATTATGATCTTGTGGGTAACAATATTCCAGTTTTTTTTATTCAGGACGCGATGAATTTTCCAGATCTCATCCACGCGGTAAAACCAGAGCCGAACAACGAAATACCGCAGGCGGCATCTGCACATGATACCTTTTGGGATTTTGTATCATTGATGCCCGAATCTGCACATATGATCATGTGGACGATGTCCGATCGTGCAATACCCCGAAGTTTAAGGATGATGGAAGGTTTTGGTGTCCATACGTTTAAATTTGTGAATGCCCAAGGAAAAGGCACATTCGTTAAATTTCATTGGAAACCGAGATTAGGAGTCCATTCAGTCGCATGGAACGAAGCTCAAAAAATCTCAGGATTTGATGCTGATTTTCATCGGAGAGATCTTTATGAAGCTATTGAAAGGGGCGATTTTCCGCAGTGGGACCTCGGCGTCCAATTGATTCCTGAGGCCGATGAATTTAAATACTCGTTTGACATTCTTGATGCGACAAAGATTATTCCAGAGGAACTCGTGCCTGTTCAGATTATCGGAACCATGACACTAAATCGCAACCCAGAGAATTTTTTTGCAGAGACCGAACAAGCCGCTTTCGACCCCGGAAGGTTAGTGCCAGGTATAGATGTTTCGGATGATCCGCTTTTGCAAGGTCGGATATTTTCATATATGGATACCCAAAATTATCGATTAGGTGGTCCAAATTTCCATGAGCTTCCTATCAATCGTCCCGTGACCGGCAAACATAATAACCAAAAAGATGGTTTTGCGCGGTCTGAGATTCCTAAAGGTGCCGTGAGCTATTTCCCTAATAGTAAAGCTGTGGGTTGTCCTTATCATGCGATGCTCAATGATGGGGTAGGGTTTGAATCCCACAAGCAACTGATCGATGGCTCGAAAATTAGAGCCCGCTCAGATTCCTTCGCAGACCACTTTACACAAGCAAGACTATTTTTTAATTCACAAAGCCCAGAAGAACAGGATCACATGATCAACGCCCTGAGTTTTGAGCTTTCGAAAGTAAATGATGTCAATATAAGAAAGCGAGAACTGGCTATTTTGAACCAGATAGACCAGGGATTAGCAAAAAATGTCGGTACAAACCTAGGGCTTACCCCGCCAAAAGAACTTGATCCATTGACACTCAAATTCGCACGGCAGAACCATCCTCAATATCCTCTTAAACCAGTCAAACCTGAAGTTGACAAGTCTGCAGCTTTGAGTATGAAAGTAAAAGACGGCGCGGGTACAATCAAGAGTAGGAAGGTCGCTTTCCTTGTTGATAATGGGGCTAGTAAATCTTCCATAGATAAAATGAAAACGGCACTTGAAAGCGAAGGAGCGCAGGCCGTGTTAATTGCATCTCATGTCGGAAAGATCCGGTTCATGGAAGGGGCAGAAGAAGATATCCAACATTCCTATCTTACAGAGGCCTCAGTGTGTTACGATGCATTCTTCACACCAGCAGGCGAATCGGTAAAGACTCTTTCGCAAAATGCCGATTATCTCCATTTTATCAATGAAGGGTACCGACACTGTAAGGCCCTTGCATTTGCAAAAGATGCTGAAGGCTTAGCTGAACAGTCATTTATTAAAAAAGATAAAGGCGTTATTTTCGAAAGCAAGGACAATTTAACAGCCGATTTCATAGCGGTAATGAAAGGCCACCGTGTTTGGGAAAGAGAAAAATCAAGAAAGGTGCCTTCTTGA
- a CDS encoding cation diffusion facilitator family transporter, with product MDNPELKTSNKKSIYSALAANLLIALTKFIAGAFTNSSSMISEGIHSTVDTANQLLILYGLKRSKRPPDQSHPFGYGKELYFWSFVVSILIFGLGGALSIYQGIAHIMKPEFMSDPFWNYIVLILSLIFEGTSFFIALKEFNKTRNGMGWWDAIIKSKDPSSFLVVFEDGAAVAGLIIVMVLMGLSHYLQIPELDGLASVIVGLLLVFVSFILARESRSLLMGEGIASETRLKIAQLAEKDSAVIKTKNILSTYQSPEYVVLMLIIDFEDHLETEDITEAIRRIREDIKNEFEFVHFVIIQPE from the coding sequence ATGGATAATCCGGAATTAAAAACCAGTAATAAAAAATCAATATACAGTGCACTCGCGGCGAATCTATTAATTGCATTAACTAAATTCATCGCGGGAGCATTTACAAATAGTTCCTCCATGATCTCAGAAGGTATTCACTCAACGGTAGATACTGCAAATCAATTGCTCATACTTTATGGCTTGAAAAGAAGTAAGAGGCCACCCGACCAGTCTCATCCTTTTGGTTATGGTAAAGAACTATACTTTTGGTCTTTTGTTGTTTCCATTCTGATTTTTGGGCTTGGTGGTGCATTATCTATTTACCAGGGTATAGCTCATATCATGAAACCCGAATTTATGAGCGATCCTTTTTGGAATTATATTGTACTCATACTCTCCTTAATTTTTGAAGGAACTTCTTTTTTTATTGCTTTAAAAGAATTCAATAAAACCCGCAATGGCATGGGTTGGTGGGATGCAATTATTAAGAGTAAAGATCCTTCCAGTTTCCTTGTGGTCTTTGAAGATGGTGCAGCTGTGGCAGGGTTAATAATCGTTATGGTACTCATGGGACTAAGTCATTACTTGCAGATTCCTGAATTAGATGGCCTAGCTTCAGTAATCGTAGGCTTGTTGTTGGTTTTCGTATCCTTTATATTGGCTAGAGAAAGCAGAAGCTTATTAATGGGAGAGGGAATTGCTTCAGAAACAAGATTGAAAATCGCCCAGCTTGCCGAAAAGGATTCAGCTGTTATAAAAACTAAAAACATACTATCCACTTATCAATCGCCAGAGTACGTTGTATTGATGCTTATTATTGATTTTGAAGATCATCTTGAAACAGAGGATATCACCGAGGCGATACGCCGGATTCGTGAGGATATAAAAAATGAATTTGAGTTTGTGCACTTTGTAATTATTCAACCAGAATAA
- a CDS encoding lmo0937 family membrane protein yields MGNLLYIIAVILVIIWAFSFFGGYATGNIIHVLLVIAIIVVLLRVIRGAA; encoded by the coding sequence ATGGGAAATTTATTATATATCATCGCTGTTATTTTAGTCATTATTTGGGCGTTTAGTTTCTTTGGAGGTTATGCTACAGGGAATATAATTCACGTTTTATTAGTTATCGCCATTATTGTCGTTCTGTTACGTGTCATCCGAGGGGCAGCTTAA